GGCCGCCGTGCTGAAGGCCAATGGCCAGACCGACGCCTATGTCCGCCCGGTTGCCTGGCGCGGTTCGGAGATGATGGGCGTGTCGGCCCAGCACAACAAGATCCATGTTGCCATCGCGACCTGGGAATGGCCGAGCTATTTCGATCCCGCGACCAAGATGAAGGGCATCAAGCTCGACATCGCCGAATATCGCCGCCCCGATCCCGCAACCGCGCCCTCGGCCTCGAAGGCCGCCGGCCTCTACATGATCTGCACCATCTCCAAGCACAAGGCCGAGCGGAAGGGCTATGCCGACGCGCTGATGCTGGATTGGCAGGGCCGCGTTGCCGAGTGCACCGGCGCCAATGTCTTCTTCATCAAGGATGGCAAGATCCACACCCCGATCGCCGACTGCTTCCTCGATGGCATCACCCGCCAGTCGGTCATCGCGGTCTGCAAGACGCTCGGCTTCGAGGTCGTCGAGCGGCGCATCCTCCCCGAGGAACTGTCGACCTTCAACGAGTGCTTCATCACCGGCACGGCGGCGGAAGTGACCCCGGTTGGCGAGATCGGCCCCTATTCCTACACCCCCGGCAACATGTCGAAGGTGATCATGGAGAGCTATTCGGCCGAAGTGATGCCGAAATCGGCCAAGGCTGCCTGATCGCCAAAAACGCGGCCTGATCGTCAGAACAGGCGACCGCCGAGCGGGATCTCCCGCTCGGGCTGGAGGAGGACGACGGCGCCCTCCTCGTCGGGGACGCCCAGCGTCAGAACTTCCGACATGAATTTGCCGATCTGTCGCGGCGGGAAATTCACCACAGCCAGAACCTGCCGGCCAATGAGCTGGTCCGG
This region of Phreatobacter aquaticus genomic DNA includes:
- a CDS encoding branched-chain amino acid aminotransferase, with the translated sequence MTLIPFHDRDGFIWMDGKMVPWREAQVHVLTHALHYGSAVFEGERAYGGTIYKSTEHSARLRRSAEYLDFEVPFTVAELDAAKAAVLKANGQTDAYVRPVAWRGSEMMGVSAQHNKIHVAIATWEWPSYFDPATKMKGIKLDIAEYRRPDPATAPSASKAAGLYMICTISKHKAERKGYADALMLDWQGRVAECTGANVFFIKDGKIHTPIADCFLDGITRQSVIAVCKTLGFEVVERRILPEELSTFNECFITGTAAEVTPVGEIGPYSYTPGNMSKVIMESYSAEVMPKSAKAA